The Gigantopelta aegis isolate Gae_Host chromosome 3, Gae_host_genome, whole genome shotgun sequence genome segment tgttttgattaatgttatggattataaataacattgatattaGAAATATATGCTTAGATATTCGCTGATTTGTGGATCCGTTGTGTATTGTAAGACCATATTGTGTTTTTCTTGAGAGTATATTTGACTTCATACTAGAGATTCAAAAAAGACCAGTGACGTCAATGTTGGGGTATAAATAGAACTGTTACGTCAGTTGTAAACAGTTGGATCCAAATTTTGACAGCAATCAGCTGATCGAGCTTAAGTTATAGTCATCACgttttattgaatatttttcTTACGTTTTGGACAGCACTGAGGGGTAAATGGACGATTGTCTTTAGCTTCCTCTGCGATCTTTCAAAATTAATAGGTTATCCAATTTAAATTACTTAAAAGTAGTTTTGGGATCCAACTCAATACCAGTAATTACtcttttgtttattaaatttaggatagataattaattaactggTCATTGAGAGCATCTTGAGATATGAGCGATTGTCTAGTCTCCTGGTGTTGTTAGTCAGTCACCGAGAACACTCAATTGATAATGGGCAATTGCCTAGTCTTTTGgtggtttaaataaatatctgcAAGTGTatgtaagtgtatataaaatgaaCTGTAGTTAAATATTGTAGTTCTTTTGTGTAGAACTCTTTAATTAACTGGTCATTGAGAGCATCTTGAGATAATGGGCGATTGTCTAGTCTCCTGGTGTTGTTAGTCGGTCACTGTGAACATTCAATGGATAATGGGCGACTGCCTAGTCTTTtggctgtttaaataaatatagatttttaactGTGATACTTGTAATTGACATCTCTGGTTCACTATAATATATGTGTTCATAGTTTAGTGTTAATAGTATTCTTAGTTCACAACTTTGGTTGATATCTGCATAATATTTCATGTATAAAATTCTGTGGTTTTCGATGCAATAACAACCCGTCTTTAAAGTGACATCTTGTTGTCTTGTTCATTTTAACTATTATATATGTGGTAAACGCCTTCATGGTCACGCGTGTGTCGAGCGTGCGGTACGCACTCCTCGTCGCTTACCCAGTACGTAGGTCCAGAGTATAGTTGCACGACACGGCCACACAACTCGCACGCACAAAATTCTACCACATTGGTGGCAGTGGTTAACTTCCAGTAATactcataataaaaaatatactagttAAAGCtaagtataaaataaaatgatgttaaGAAATAGAGAATTACCTCCAGTTAGTTTCTTAAGTGAAAGATATAGGAGTTCTTTGGGGAGGGAAGATGATGAGTTAGATGAAAGAGGTCCTATATTCACCTGTAATTCAAATACTAGTGATCAAAATGTTCAAGTAACATCTAGCACAAATACACCCATATGTAGTGCACCTGTAGATTTGATGACTGGTAGTAACAGAAATCATATGGGTAGACGTTTCAGTGATAGTATACTAGACACTGTAAACCATTCTGCTAGTTTATATCCAACATTTACTGGTAGTGGTTCCAATTCTGGGGTAAATGTAAGTCCATCTTTACCAAACATGGGTGGTCAGCATAGATATAGTGAAAGCGATTCTGATGCAGTCCGTGGAAGATCATGTGTTTACCCAACAGCAAGTTCAGCTCGTTACAATGTTCGCTCAAATGCTGATTATATTCCTAATTCGTTTGTGCCTGGTGTGAATGGGATTCGGAGCAGATATAACACAAACCCTCACCCAGATGAACCAAAACCACGACTCccatttttcaatggaaaagGAGATTTCGAGTCTTTCTGGATTCAGTTTCAAATGCTATCACGTCGATTTCAATGGGATGAAGAGAGGCAGTGTGAGCAGTTGTTTTTCTGTCTTAGCGATGATGCTCTTAGTTTTGCAGCTCAGTTACCCAGGGATACCAGATATGACATTTTCGCATTATATTCGTGTGTGAAATAACACTTTGGTGACAATGTACTACCCGAAACTCACAGGTCAAATCTACATAACATACATAGAAATCAAAGGGAGACAATTCAAGATTTTGCTTCAAGAGTTAGTGCGTTAATGGAAAAAGCCTATCCAGGATTGAAAAATAGCAACACTAAACTATTTACTGAACTGTCTATAGAACACCTGGTGAGAGGACTTTCAGATCACAGTGTAGCctatgatgttctcaccaagaAACCACAAACTTTGGATGAAGCAATCAACATGATCAACTGGCACGAAtgctgtaaaaataatattacaaggaAAACTAGCGTTAGGGGagtagatattgagagagataCTACAGAACATGACATTGAGGTAAATCGAGTGAACATGAACAAATTTGTTACAGAGGAAAGACTTCTGCAGTTTGGACGCGAGTTGAAAGACTCTATAATTAAGGAAATGAAACAACTTATTTCCGAAAGTTTGAAAAGGAATTTCCAAATAGACTCAAATAATAAGAAACTGTGTTTTTCCTGTAAAGAGGAGGGTCATTTTGCTAAATATTGTCCTTATCTTAGAGAAGAAAACAAAGCCGTGAAGAAGTGGAATAAACATGAAGATGATTCCAGGTCAGAGCAAAACTTAATTCATCTAGATTGACGGCAGCTGAAAATTATACCAGTGGACCATCTTTAAACATGTAAAGTTGAAACAGACGGCCAAGTTTCAACCTCAAACATGAAGTTAATTAATCATGATGATAAACAGTGTAATCATAGAAGTGATATTCTGTGTGACGAAGTAAACTGTGTAGGTGAGTCTAGTGACATACTGTGTAGTTTGCCTTTTGAGTTCAGCAAGGGAGAGAACTTTTGCAGGGAATTTATAGGAGACATTGTAAACCGAATGCTTGCATGGAAGTTATAAGCCCAAAGGTGTTCTGGGATGAGTGTGAAGGTCTTGGTGGAACGAGTAGGGGTAAGGAGCTTCATGGAGATTCAGAGGGTTTAATTTCATTGGAGGATTTCGGCGCAGATATGAAGGATAAgctgaaaaacaacaatgatAAAGATATAAATTCCAGTGAACAGGGGAAAAGAGAAAATACAACAGAGGTTATAGAAGTGACTCATAGTTTGAAAAATGATAAATGTTGATGAAGAATTTACTGTTGAAATTAATAGTGTGTTTTTGAAATGCCATCGATGTCCACTTTGTGTATTAGGGATCAGGGTTGTACACGATTTATAGAATTGATGCTTTTTGTATAGATATGCTGTTACAATACTAACTTCCTGAGGGTGTTTTAATCCCCACGGTCCTAACTGCCATACATTAACTGTATCGATTAAGGGGTACTAGGGAGTGGCTCAAGATAGGCGCAGGGGTAAGGTGCAGTGTCGCAGGACTATCTGTGAAACCATCGACGACCTCGTCATGTGCAGTTGATTATGGTTTGAAGAGATGTGGCACGACGGATTGGAAAATTGGAAAGGGgtagagaaaaaaataaaataaaataaaataaataaataaaattaactatCGATTAAGAGGTACTAGGGAGTGGCTCAAGATAGGCACAGGGATAAGGCGCAGTGTCGCACTAGTAAGTCGCAGGACTATCTGTGAAACCACTGACGACCTCGTCACGTGCAGTTGATTTGGGTGTGAagagatttgttttgttgttgttgtaatattGTAGACTATATCCAAGAGTATAGGACTGTGTGTCCAGATTTTTTGTAAGATTGTGTATACAAAAGTATCAGACTGTGTGTCCAGATTTTTGTAGGATTATGTGTATCCAAGAGTACGGAGTAACCTAGATGACCGTCATCAATACGGAGTAACCTAGATGACCGTCATCAATAATGAATGACCTAGATGACCGTCATCAATACGGAGTAACCTAGATGACCATCATCAATACGGAGTAACCTAGATGACCGTCATCAATACGGAGTAACATAGATGACTGTCATCAATACGGAATAACCAAGATGACAGTCGTGAATATGGAGTAACctagaagaaatgttttatttaacgatgcactcaacacattttatttacggttatatggtgtcagacatatggttaaggaccacacagattttgagaggaaacccgctgtcgccactacatgggctactcttccgattagcagcaagggatcttttattcgcgcttcccacaggcaggatagcacaaaccatggcctttgttgaaccagttatggatcactggtcggtgcaagtggtttacacctacccattgagccttgcggattgAGTAACCTAGATGACCGTCATCAATACGGAGTAACCTAGATGACCGTCATCAATACGGAGTAACCTAGACGACCGTCATCAATACATAGTACCTAGATGACCGTCATCAATATAGAGCAGCCTAGATGACTGTCATCAATACGGAGTAACCTAGATGACTGTCTTCAATACATAGTACCTAGATGACCGTCATCAATATAGAGCAGCCTAGATGACTGTCATCAATACGGAGTAACCTAGACGACCGTCATCAATACAGAGTACCTAGATGACCGTCATCAATATAGAGCAGCCTAGATGACTGTCATCAATACGGAGTAACCTAGACGACCGTCATCAATACGGAGTAACCTAGACGACCGTCATCAATACAGAGTACCTAGATGACTGTCATCAATACGGAGTAACCTAGATGACTGTCTTCAATACGGAGTAACCTAGATGACCTTCATCAATACGGAGTAACCTAGATGACTGTCTTCAATACGGAGTAACCTAGATGACCTTCATCAATACGGAGTAACCTAGATGACTGTCTTCAATACGGAGTAACCTAGATGACCGTCATCAATACGGAGTAACCTAGATGACCGTCATCAATATAGAGCAGCCTAGATGACTGTCATCAATACGGAGTAACCTAGATGACTGTCTTCAATACGGAGTAACCTAGATGACCTTCATCAATACGGAGTAACCTAGATGACTGTCTTCAATACGGAGTAACCTAGATGACCTTCATCAATACGGAGTAACCTAGATGACTGTCTTCAATACGGAGTAACCTAGATGACCTTCATCAATACGGAGTAACCTAGATGACTGTCTTCAATACGGAGTAACCTAGATGACCTTCATCAATACGGAGTAACCTAGATGACCGTCTTCAATACGGAGTAACCTAGATGACCGTCTTCAATACGGAATAACCTAGATGACCGTCATCAATACGGAGTAACCTAGATGACCGTCATCAATACGGAGTAACCTTGATGACCGTCATAAATATGGAGTAACCTAGATGACGGTCATCAATACGGAGTAACTTATATGACTGTCATCAATACAGAGTAACTTAGATTGTTATCTAGGTGATCCTCTGTGGAGAAAACATCTGCAAGTTTCAAAAACACTGATTATTTCACCATTTTCCCAGTCTTTCCACCAATCTTTAGGGTGGGACatgacccagtggtaaagcaagcacttgcctgatatgcggtcagtctaggatcaattctcATTGGTGGGTGCATTGAGCTATACCTtcttctagccagtacaccacgattaGTAGGCCAAAGGTCATGGTGTGTACTATTCTATCTGTGaaatggttcatataaaagatcccttgctactaatggaaaaatgtagctggttacttcttaaaactatatgtcagaattactaagtTTTatattcagtagccgatgattaataaataaatgtactttagtgaaaacattaaacaaaagaaattttaacATTTCACCAGTCTTTATTTAACTTTATACCAAGTTTCAGCTTTCATCTCCAGTTAATGATATTGTCAACTATAACAAACCATTTTAATCAGACTTCAACATGAAAAGCAAACGTTGAGGGGAGTGAATAATTGTTCCGTAACAGATTATAACTAGCCATTTAAGAGAATACTATACTgaacattgatatttaatcccTGTGTAGTTcaagttgttgttttaattcacaTTCTAATTGGATCTAAATATGACTCTTCTAACAGCCAGATTTGCTTAATGGTTCCAATCAGAAAGTTGGGCTTTAAGTAGTTGACTTTGTCCACCTTGACAAAGAAGAAGTCATCTTCAACTTTGGTGTTCATTCATTTCACCCTTTGTTTATTCTTTAAATAAaccacagggcttctagaatttttcttaaatccactagccatgggatcagtgattaaaaaaatgtactagccaagattaaaaattcactaaccctactttactttaagttaataaaattttactaaataatagtcataatcagatatgtcacctaaagagggagatagagcttaaaaacattaacattgggggttgggggtcaagatattcatatttacaaaatagactaaactgcaacatttgaaaaaaaaaaattcactagccatcgggcatagcaatagtagttatttattagcccaatattaaatatcactagccatgggagtgaggctaccataatctagaagccctagaAAACGTTACATTGCAACACAGTCCAAAATATGTCATAAAAACCAAGagttagtaataaaaacaaaaatatctctGCCAAACAATAAAACACTTATATACGCATCaccactgtctgtctgtgtggtcACTAAAACGTGTACTTGTAAACTGCAGGGCTAGGTGCTTTTGGGTCTGTGTACACTTTAGCTGGCTTAATGGGGCGGATTTTGCGTCCATTATATCCCGTTTTTCGATGCCACAATCCACTCTGAGGGCGAACCCCAAACCACCGGGCCCGTCCAGCTGACCCGATGTGTTCCTTATCGTGATCGACGTTGGAAACACGGCCCACGGTCGCCATGCACTCATTGGAGACGTTTATTTCACGTTTCGACGGCATCTTGAGAAAACATCGGTCCCCGATTTTTCGGACAAGCTGAGCGCAGGTGCCGGCAGCCCGCGCTATCTTGCCACCCTCGCCGGGGTACATTTCTACACAATGCACCAGAGTTCCGAGAGGCAGCGAGCCAACAGGGTACGAATCACCTTCTTCAGCTTTCACTGAAATACACAACATAGAGAAATGTCAACTCTAgcaaaaacattatattaacaGAAATGTGAactatatatagagaataatacatgagtttccgtttgataccatttatcttacgagttgtttaaaaacatatccaacgagCAAAGGcaagttggatacgtttttaaacaacgagttgtaagataagtggtatcaaacggacacaaatgtagtattctatttcttacatacctcgaaacaatgaaaatgtaaacaatataatgaactAAATTATGTTACAGAACGTAGCCTAACTGGGTCATGGCGTATAATACTTGGCTTTAAACATACATACCACGTCATAACCAAATCACTACTGTACTAAGAGATCCGTTTTCCTTAACAAAAATAGAGCTCTCTAAAACATTTGCCAACCACTTGGAAAATGAAACTGATGAAAAGCAagcattttaatgtggcgaagtattgtaataatacagctaattttgcaTTTGAATGATGTtagtattccaatgacatcactttacatctccttacaatgACACTAAACTGGGTCATGACCTCTTAAAAACGATCTCCAACATACGATTTTGATACACAATGGTGATCTCCtacacgggtgtgtaagaaatattaataaattaagatATTAATACACAACAGACATCAAAGTTAGCAAGACATTATATCaagacattaatatattaatacacacacaaaaagaaacgtgaatttaaaaaaaagatatcaTATGAAACAAATGGATCACTCTGATGTACTAAAACTTGGTTATCACATTTTTAAACTCGGTTAAGAAAACCAGTTGAATATAAGAATCAAATTATTGGAAATAAGGAAATGATTGGGTGTATCAGTACAGGTAGGGTGGATGTAtcataatacatattatttactcTTTGAATCATATTATATTGGTATAATGGTGATACGGTGCAACCCAACTAATTAACATGACAGTATTCAAAttgaaaaaccccaaacaagtTTGTGTAATGAGTGTCACAAATATATGACTATTAAAATTGTTTACCTGCAATTCTGGTAACTTTTCCAGATGTTCTAATCAAATCTCCAGGCTTCATGTTCTGTGATGCAACAATGTAGCGTTTGTTTTCACCCCCAGCTACCACTGCTATATCGGCGGTCCGACATGGGTCGTACCGCACGGCCATGACACGCTCCACAAGAGGTGGCCCATTGGCAGGAGCTGAGCGCCGGAAGTCAACCATGCGGAATCGTCGTTTGTGACCACCACCAACGCCGTGAGTCCATATCCGACCTACAACATAACATTTCACAATACCATATTGTGGcaattacatgtacttgtgtatCAATGTTGACTGACATGCCAAACCCCacataatgatatattaaaaagaagATTAAAAGTCTAAAAATGTAATACTGGTATGTGAAAAGTACCTATtataaagaataatattaaaaataaattaatatccaATTTATATACAcctataataaagaaaaaactgTATCACAGTTAAAAGGTTTGTAGTCAGGGTTGAAAATtcacatgaaaaccatggtcgccagcagagccagttgaagaaaaagcttactggcccttctcaaattcaactagccctccaattatcacattgaaatttaactgcagagccaaaatcaaaactagaatattCTTTGTTAACTAATAACCATGTCCTCATCATATATAGTCTGTTTGTTTCAAAaagaaaccgatgaattggcatataacttcataatgaatagtTAAAGTACTAGTCTGGGTGGCAGTGCTCTATGTtgcaatgcaagagggatgaaatatactttgtggcgatgcaaaaGATGgtaaaatctccagtaaaggatttcctcgggagtggctgttcgCCTGTAGACGAAGCATGCATGTGTAcatttaatttggatattgcaaatgctacagtagtaggctactaataaaataaacattgaaagaaaaataaattaaaaaaaaaacccaccacaaaaAACATGATGTACTTTTTTCtgcttttaattaattttttctagtgccccaaaataatatatgatgtacGTAGTTATTgtattacaaagcataaaaaaCGTACTTATTGTTTACTACAGTAATATTTGGATGGTCATGTCATTatgtaagtcttggtgtcaCTTTAGATCCGGTCTGTTCTTATTTCATAGAAATCGCTTGAACGTAAAACAATACCGACAACAATAATCAATTAACTGACCTATGGAATAAGccctgtagtaatggaaaatgtcattattatttttatgtgtgtgcatgcgctCACATTAGTATGAGTTAATACTACAAGAAAATTTTCGATTTTGTTCCAgaataatgtaagctaattaaatatgattcctttttactacataattatggcgtatccaaTCCATTCCAATAAGCCTACAACTTCCATGCAATGTCTTCAATACGTTTTAAGCTCTATTCTTAAAAAGACCAGGCCCAAGCCACAGAAGCCGAGTCTGGGGCTGTCAAAATAAAGAGCATGTTCTGTTTTCTGCTGCCATATCTGTAGTTCATGCCAACACAGATGTGgggtgttttgtcacattcgattcagtttcagtgtctttCTGTTtgaactggtaccatactcgccagaccctaaaatcgatggtgGCCCAacagactacctttgtaaaattcttagtcgcccttacccaataaaggtcgccacgggtGACCAggcaactgctaattttcaacctgAGTAGTATACTCCCACCCAAAAATTAgcaataaagtgagaaataaagtaggaatatatgtataaaagtgctttttcttttacatttgGCTTATTTCATCATATAATCAACTTGAAAAATAAGTCTTGCAATTTTAatcatcagtgtttctgccagaaagaaatttttgggtatggtgctatggaattgaatgtaaccacagtcaccagggggtatgggggattccaccagaaagaaaatgggttagggttagggttaagaaaatcatatagtaaagataaagagtaattaattttatctaaagattaaactaaaaaataaataaatcagtaaaCAAATTTAGTTATGTCactatacccattttaccctctggcaaaaaacctgattatgtaatgtttgaaaaaaacagAACCCCCCTCGTTCTGACACTTTAAAAGGTTCGCAAACATAAATGGTTACGTGCAACCTTAAAAGACTAGTCAGAGTTTGCATTATTACTCCTGCACTGTAACAGCCGTTTGGGAGCCAGTgaagggcttctagaatttttgaAAAATCCACCAGCATCAGTAAttttcaaaatccactagccatggttaAAAATCTACTAGCCCTACTTCTGTATGTTCTGTAAATTTGTACCAAAAATActagaaagtaaaaaaaaaaatccacaccaCCACCTTAATATGTGCACGTCACTTTGTAATCACTATTAACAATTATTAACATGTAATctgtaatatgtttatttacaaGTGTAAATACCATTTAACAATATtcacattatttaattatttcaaatgccAAGTGCTATTTTTTGCAGGTAAATAACACACAAGGAACattttttgtatacatacagccCAAGAAGATTGATACAATAgttcattacaaaatgttaacattatcagcaatggaAACTAATTTGATGTTTTCTGTTTGCATTATTCCTAAAGTGTGTTACTTAAAATAGCAAATCATTGAGTACCAGTGTAAACAACATGAATAATTTTTGTCTGTTCAGCTTAGatgtgaataaaattaaattgataaaaTAGATTAATTTTTAGATGGTATATGTTGATGATGACTAGATTTTGATATAAGATTGGTGAATAACTGGGAATTTTCTGTGAAATTTGCTTTTGGGAAGGTGCCAATGTTTGGTACGGTACAACGCCTGGGTAAACCCCTTTAGTGGTACTGATATAATAATCCGTGATGAAGCGATCATTTTCGTGGAATCTGAAAGCCTGCTCTATGTGGAATAAACAGATGGAGACAGAAACTATAATCCTGTCCGGTCAGAACGTTAGGGACTAACTATGACAAAATTAAACTTCTTTACAGAAATTTCTTTATCGGACATCACTGATCAATCACGGAGCTTCTGAACTATTCACACCATTCAACATCATTcatgggtgcagtctctgtcAACCCACCTCGCATCCTCTTCCTCagccagtaataaagctggtttaACCAATGGCACTACCTAACAACCGCCTGAGGTGACTGCTTCAGCCCAGACTTACACCTCTCCCCATCTGTAAAATGAGCTACTGTACGAACAGCTGTTTGATGAACGTaccatgtatttacatgtactcAGATCACTACTCTGACGAACAGCGCCCTCCTGTCTTGGGACATGGTAAGGGACATAGGGTGTATTTACTCAGATCACTACTCTGACGAACAGCGTCCTCCTGACTTGGAATATGGTAAGGGACGTAGGGTGTATTTACTCAGATCACTACTCTGACGAACAGCGTCCTCCTGACTTGGAATATGGTAAGGGACGTAGGGTGTATTTACTCAGATCACTACTCTGACAAACAGCGTCCTCCTGACTTGGAATATGGTAAGGGACGTAGGGTGTATTTACTCAGATCACTACTCTGACGAACAGCGTCCTCCTGACTTGGAATATGGTAAGGGACGTAGGGTGCATTTACTCAGATCACTACTCTGACGAACTGCACCCTCCTGACTTGGGACATGGTAAGGGACGTAGGGTGTATTTACTCAGATCACTACTCTGACGATCTGCACCCTCCTGACTTGGGACATGGTAAGGGACGTAGGGTGTATTTACTCAGATCACTACTCTGACAAACAGCGCCCTCCTGACTTGGAATATGGTAAGGGATGTAGGGTGTATTTACTCAGATCACTACTCTGATGAACTGCACCCTCCTGTCTTGGGATATGGTAAGGGACATAGGGTGCATTTACTCAGATCAATACTCTGATAAACTTACCATCATGACCACGCCCTCCTGTCTTGGGATATGGTAAGGGACGTAGGGTGTATTTACTCAGATCAATACTCTGATAAATTTACCATCATGACCACGCCCTCCTGTCTTGGGATATGGTAAGGGACGTAGGGTGTATTTACTCAGATCAATACTCTGATAAACTTACCATCATGACCACGCCCTCCTGTCTTGGGATATGGTAAGGGACGTAGGGTGTATTTACTCGGGTCAATTCCCTGCTTGATAAACTTCATCTTTCCACAGGTAGCTGATGAAACACTAAACTGtctagaaacaaaaataaaagagcaatgaaaataaaaatatagaatTGTATAAGTTTCACACCGCAAACATTATACACCATACAGatcatcaaaataattttttttactgttgcACACCATTCTTTCTTCAATATCCTTTGACCACATGTGTAGTTGCTAATGTAAGTCAAATAAaactattcttttttattttaacaccaACTAGTATATGCGCTAACGGGCAATTCCACGCTAAAGTGGACATGGAGTGAAATAATCAAATCATGTTATTCCTGATatattaagattgtttttaatgtaaaattgtctGGAGAATCCAAATCTGGtaagtaaaatattgtaaaataaatggatgtGTTAGACTTTAACTATTTTATGAGGATACCgtcacactaaaaatatgacaCTTCCATAATACACACTATGAATTTATGTACAGTAGCCATATAATTGAaggtaatattctttttattagtggttttgttttaccactaacAAAGTACTACACTTCATAATCCACTTtaatgaaaactaatttttttctaGATTTAGGGGAAATTAGAAAACAGAGAATCagtttgtaattccgttaccgaaaacaaacaaaaagttagatTGTATTAtccatatatatttaatcaagGAATCAACTCATATTCTCTGAGTATATGTTAATGCACATAATCAGACacatttactttcaaattcatacattattagtaaaattatatagctataaacatatgtaattccATTACCATAGGTTTGTAACTCCGTTACCGTCTTTGGTATATAGTGTCAAGAAACACTTTAATATAAACCTACATAGTACTAAAATGCTACACTCTTATCCATATACACCAATACATCAAGTGATGTAACAATAGGAAGATatacaaaatctttttttaaaatccatatggtaatagtactagtagtggctCCAAATGCATTTGCGGAACACCCATAGCAAATATAAATGTCAT includes the following:
- the LOC121367440 gene encoding 39S ribosomal protein L2, mitochondrial-like — protein: MSLSNLTAAISTVLRNILAATKYDTLASCTRQFSVSSATCGKMKFIKQGIDPSKYTLRPLPYPKTGGRGHDGRIWTHGVGGGHKRRFRMVDFRRSAPANGPPLVERVMAVRYDPCRTADIAVVAGGENKRYIVASQNMKPGDLIRTSGKVTRIAVKAEEGDSYPVGSLPLGTLVHCVEMYPGEGGKIARAAGTCAQLVRKIGDRCFLKMPSKREINVSNECMATVGRVSNVDHDKEHIGSAGRARWFGVRPQSGLWHRKTGYNGRKIRPIKPAKVYTDPKAPSPAVYKYTF